A window from Streptomyces sp. NBC_00271 encodes these proteins:
- a CDS encoding cytidine deaminase, with amino-acid sequence MTSADAGSTAVDWEALREHARDAMSRAYAPYSGFPVGVAALVDDGRTVTGCNVENASYGLGLCAECGLVSQLLNTGGGRLTHFTCVDGQGEILVPCGRCRQLLYEFGGADLLLETPAGILPLSEMLPQAFGPENLIK; translated from the coding sequence GTGACGTCCGCCGACGCCGGGTCCACGGCCGTCGACTGGGAGGCTCTGCGGGAGCACGCGCGGGACGCCATGTCCCGGGCGTACGCCCCCTACTCGGGCTTCCCGGTCGGTGTCGCGGCGCTCGTCGACGACGGCCGGACCGTCACCGGCTGCAACGTCGAGAACGCCTCGTACGGGCTCGGCCTGTGCGCCGAGTGCGGTCTGGTCTCCCAGCTGCTGAACACCGGTGGCGGTCGGCTGACGCACTTCACCTGCGTCGACGGACAGGGCGAGATCCTCGTCCCGTGCGGACGCTGCCGCCAGCTGCTGTACGAGTTCGGTGGGGCCGATCTGCTCCTGGAGACCCCGGCCGGAATCCTGCCGCTCTCCGAGATGCTGCCGCAGGCCTTCGGGCCGGAGAATCTCATCAAGTAA
- a CDS encoding thymidine phosphorylase has product MAMDAVSVIRTKRDRAELSDAQIDWVIDAYTRGEVADYQMAALNMAILLNGMNRREIARWTAAMIASGERMEFSSLSRPTADKHSTGGVGDKITLPLAPLVAACGAAVPQLSGRGLGHTGGTLDKLESIPGWRALLSNEEMLNVLDTTGAVICAAGDGLAPADKKLYALRDVTGTVEAIPLIASSIMSKKIAEGTGSLVLDVKVGTGAFMKTIEDARELASTMVGLGTDHGVKTVALLTDMSTPLGLTAGNALEVRESVEVLAGGGPADVVELTIALAREMLDSAGIKDADPAKALADGSAMDVWRRMIAAQGGDPDAALPTSREQHVVTAPSSGVLTRLDAYDIGIAAWRLGAGRARKEDPVQAAAGVELHAKPGDTVTAGQPLLTLHTDTPERFEYALESVEGSYDIAAAGTDFKAAPVVLERIA; this is encoded by the coding sequence ATGGCCATGGACGCCGTCTCCGTCATCCGCACCAAGCGGGACCGCGCCGAGCTCAGCGACGCGCAGATCGACTGGGTCATCGACGCGTACACCCGCGGCGAGGTCGCCGACTACCAGATGGCCGCCCTCAACATGGCGATCCTGCTCAACGGCATGAACCGGCGCGAGATCGCCCGCTGGACCGCCGCGATGATCGCCTCCGGCGAGCGCATGGAGTTCTCCTCCCTCTCCCGCCCGACCGCCGACAAGCACTCCACGGGCGGCGTCGGCGACAAGATCACCCTTCCGCTGGCGCCGTTGGTCGCCGCCTGCGGCGCGGCGGTCCCGCAGCTGTCCGGACGCGGCCTCGGCCACACCGGCGGCACGCTGGACAAGCTGGAGTCGATCCCGGGCTGGCGCGCCCTGCTGTCGAACGAGGAGATGCTGAACGTCCTCGACACGACCGGTGCGGTCATCTGCGCGGCGGGCGACGGACTGGCCCCGGCGGACAAGAAGCTCTACGCGCTGCGCGACGTCACCGGCACGGTCGAGGCGATCCCCCTCATCGCCTCCTCCATCATGTCGAAGAAGATCGCGGAGGGCACGGGCTCGCTGGTCCTGGACGTGAAGGTCGGCACCGGCGCCTTCATGAAGACCATCGAGGACGCCCGCGAACTCGCCTCCACGATGGTCGGGTTGGGCACCGACCACGGCGTGAAGACGGTCGCGCTCCTCACGGACATGTCGACCCCGCTGGGCCTGACGGCGGGCAACGCGCTCGAAGTACGGGAGTCGGTGGAGGTCCTGGCGGGCGGCGGTCCGGCCGACGTCGTCGAGCTCACCATCGCCCTGGCGCGCGAGATGCTGGACTCGGCGGGCATCAAGGACGCCGATCCGGCGAAGGCCCTCGCGGACGGCTCCGCGATGGACGTCTGGCGCCGCATGATCGCCGCGCAGGGCGGTGACCCGGACGCCGCGCTGCCCACCTCCCGCGAGCAGCACGTGGTGACGGCCCCGTCCTCCGGCGTCCTGACCCGTCTGGACGCCTACGACATCGGCATCGCCGCCTGGCGCCTGGGCGCGGGCCGCGCCCGCAAGGAGGACCCGGTGCAGGCCGCCGCGGGCGTCGAGCTGCACGCCAAGCCCGGCGACACCGTCACCGCGGGCCAGCCCCTGCTGACCCTCCACACCGACACCCCCGAGCGCTTCGAGTACGCCCTGGAGTCGGTCGAGGGTTCCTACGACATCGCGGCCGCGGGCACGGACTTCAAGGCCGCGCCGGTCGTGCTGGAACGTATCGCCTGA